From a region of the Narcine bancroftii isolate sNarBan1 chromosome 5, sNarBan1.hap1, whole genome shotgun sequence genome:
- the LOC138765000 gene encoding influenza virus NS1A-binding protein-like has product MIPNGYLVFEDENFIESSVAKLNALRKSGQFCDVRLQVCGHEMLAHRAVLACCSPYLFEIFNNDSDPHGFSHVKFDDLNPAAVEVLMNYAYTAQLKADKELVKDVYSAAKKLKMDRVRQVCGDYILTRMDVQNCISYRNFASQMGDSRLLSQIDSCIQENLLEISEQDEFLKLPRLKLEVILEENVCLPSNGKVCTKVINWVQRSVWENGKNLEDLMEEVQTLYYSADHKLLDGSVLDGQAEVFGIDDDHIQFVQKKSPRESSNHQIYSSTSGNLSTQVQTNKHEWKIIASEKTSSMTYLCLAVLNGVLCVIFLHGRNSPHSSPVTTPCLVKSISFEVQAEDDRLLSPMQYARSGLGTAELNGKLVVAGGYNREECLRTVECYDPATDGWTFIAPMRTPRARFQMAVLMGQLYVTGGSNGHSDELCCGETYNPNTRDWTPVPELRTNRCNAGVCSLNGKLYIVGGSDPYGQKGLKNCDSFDPVSKIWTNCAPLNTRRHQAAVCELDGYLYVVGGAESWNCLNTVERYNPENNTWTLVSPMNMARRGSGVAIYNGKIFAVGGFDGTRALNCVEMYDPTNNEWKMMGSMISARSNAGVAAVNGLLYAVGGFDGNEFLNNLEAYDPESNEWSPCTRSNMPNL; this is encoded by the coding sequence ATGATCCCTAATGGATATTTAGTTTTTGAAGATGAAAATTTCATCGAGTCGTCTGTGGCCAAGCTCAATGCTCTGCGAAAAAGTGGACAGTTCTGTGATGTGAGACTCCAGGTCTGTGGACATGAGATGCTGGCTCATAGAGCTGTCCTTGCATGCTGCAGCCcctatttatttgaaattttcaATAATGACAGTGACCCCCATGGATTTTCTCATGTGAAATTTGATGACCTCAATCCAGCTGCAGTTGAAGTGTTGATGAATTATGCCTACACTGCACAGCTAAAGGCAGATAAAGAGCTTGTTAAAGATGTGTATTCAGCTGCCAAAAAATTGAAGATGGACAGAGTGAGACAGGTATGTGGTGATTATATACTAACCAGGATGGATGTCCAGAATTGTATTTCTTATCGTAACTTTGCCAGTCAAATGGGAGACTCCCGGTTGTTAAGTCAGATTGACAGCTGCATTCAAGAGAATTTGTTGGAAATTTCAGAACAGGATGAATTCTTAAAACTTCCACGATTAAAGTTGGAGGTAATATTGGAAGAAAATGTTTGCTTGCCAAGCAATGGTAAAGTTTGCACAAAGGTAATCAACTGGGTGCAACGTAGTGTCTGGGAGAATGGAAAGAACCTGGAAGATCTGATGGAAGAGGTTCAAACCTTGTACTACTCTGCTGATCACAAACTGCTTGATGGGAGCGTACTAGATGGACAGGCTGAAGTGTTTGGCATTGATGATGACCACATTCAGTTTGTACAGAAGAAGTCTCCGCGGGAGAGCAGTAACCATCAGATATACAGCAGCACCTCTGGAAATTTGTCTACACAAGTGCAAACAAACAAACATGAGTGGAAAATCATTGCCTCTGAGAAAACATCAAGTATGACATATCTGTGCCTGGCTGTTCTAAATGGAGTTCTATGTGTCATCTTTCTTCATGGCCGCAACAGTCCACACAGTTCGCCTGTCACCACTCCATGTCTGGTGAAGAGTATAAGTTTTGAGGTTCAGGCTGAAGATGACAGACTCCTCTCCCCCATGCAGTATGCTCGCTCTGGTCTGGGAACAGCAGAGCTTAATGGCAAGCTTGTTGTTGCTGGTGGCTATAATCGTGAGGAATGCTTGCGAACAGTAGAGTGCTATGATCCTGCAACAGATGGATGGACCTTTATTGCTCCAATGAGGACACCGCGGGCACGATTTCAGATGGCAGTGCTCATGGGTCAGTTGTATGTAACTGGAGGATCGAATGGCCACTCGGATGAACTTTGCTGCGGTGAGACTTACAATCCCAACACTCGTGATTGGACTCCAGTGCCCGAGCTTCGTACCAATCGCTGTAATGCAGGTGTTTGTTCACTGAATGGAAAACTGTACATCGTTGGTGGTTCTGATCCATATGGACAAAAAGGATTAAAAAATTGTGATAGCTTTGATCCGGTCTCAAAAATCTGGACAAATTGTGCTCCTCTGAATACAcgaagacatcaggctgctgtaTGTGAACTGGATGGCTACCTATATGTGGTTGGAGGTGCAGAGTCATGGAATTGCCTGAATACAGTGGAGCGTTATAATCCAGAGAACAACACTTGGACTTTGGTTTCACCCATGAACATGGCTCGCCGTGGATCAGGAGTAGCTATCTACAATGGAAAGATTTTTGCAGTTGGAGGTTTTGATGGAACCCGTGCACTCAACTGTGTTGAGATGTATGATCCTACCAATAATGAATGGAAGATGATGGGAAGTATGATATCAGCAAGGAGTAATGCTGGAGTTGCTGCAGTGAATGGACTCCTTTATGCTGTGGGAGGCTTTGATGGCAATGAGTTTCTGAACAACCTAGAAGCATATGATCCAGAAAGCAATGAATGGAGTCCATGCACCCGATCAAACATGCCCAATTTATAA